GTCCGTCGCGCTCGGCATGGGCGTCATGGCCCTGATGCACCTGGCCTTGCTCGGCCTGTTCGGCTGGTGGGAGCCGCTGCGCTATCTCGCCGCCCTGGGCTGCGTCCTCGGCAAGACGGCGGTGATGGGAGCGCTCTCCTTGCTTCTCTCCCTCGCGCTGACGAGCGAGGCGGCGGCGACGGCGTTCGCGGTGTTCCTCTGGATGCTCGGCCACTTCTCCTCCGAGATGCGCTTCCTCGCCGACCGCTCGGGCAGCGCCTTCCTGAAGACGGCGCTCGTCGCCTTCTCGCACGCGGCGCCGGATTTCGCCCGCTTCAACTACCGGGACTTCTGGCATCAGGCGGCGCCGGGGGCGGAGTGGCTGATGTGGGCCGGCGTCTACGCCCTCGCCTACAGCGCGGCGTGCCTCGCGCTGTCGGTCCAGCTGTTCGACCAGAAGGAGTTCTGATGAAAGGA
This window of the Elusimicrobiota bacterium genome carries:
- a CDS encoding ABC transporter permease — translated: MQTISAVFAYTFKEHIRRKAWLSAALFGLVLLGGAIIVSALGADERARLLLDLGLAAIEAIALVSVVFLAVSLILVEIESRAIYLILTHPVRRGNYLLGRFLGTVASVALGMGVMALMHLALLGLFGWWEPLRYLAALGCVLGKTAVMGALSLLLSLALTSEAAATAFAVFLWMLGHFSSEMRFLADRSGSAFLKTALVAFSHAAPDFARFNYRDFWHQAAPGAEWLMWAGVYALAYSAACLALSVQLFDQKEF